In the genome of Nocardia sp. NBC_00416, one region contains:
- a CDS encoding ArsR/SmtB family transcription factor → MDDQPDEAEMDLRAVLAALADKNRLEVVLALLADAEGAERHCSSFGLPVSKATRTHHFRVLRQAGLIRQVDRGNSNMAQLRRAELARRFPGLIMLLAAENERRAGPGRSESDLGRI, encoded by the coding sequence ATGGACGACCAACCGGATGAGGCGGAGATGGACCTTCGGGCGGTGCTGGCCGCGCTGGCGGACAAGAACCGGCTCGAGGTGGTCCTGGCCCTGCTGGCCGACGCCGAGGGAGCGGAGCGGCATTGCAGTTCGTTCGGCCTGCCGGTTTCGAAAGCCACTCGGACCCATCACTTCCGGGTCCTACGGCAGGCGGGTCTCATTCGGCAGGTCGATCGCGGGAACAGCAATATGGCGCAACTGCGGCGCGCTGAGCTGGCGCGGCGATTCCCTGGATTGATCATGCTGCTCGCGGCGGAGAACGAGCGCCGGGCCGGGCCGGGCCGTTCGGAGTCCGATCTCGGCCGGATATAG
- a CDS encoding putative quinol monooxygenase: MTSFVPTAARPYALMGFARPKANRAAELKELLLSFVAPTREEEGALEYHFHEDAADPNTFAFYEVWRSKEDLDRHLELPHMRAFWERRMEYLEQDLEIHILSMQSSYPRPIATQQ; encoded by the coding sequence ATGACATCATTCGTACCTACCGCCGCACGTCCCTACGCCCTCATGGGCTTCGCTCGCCCCAAAGCGAACCGCGCCGCGGAATTGAAGGAACTCCTGCTGTCCTTCGTCGCACCCACCCGGGAGGAGGAGGGCGCCCTCGAATACCATTTCCACGAGGACGCCGCCGATCCGAACACCTTCGCCTTCTACGAAGTCTGGCGGTCCAAGGAAGACCTCGACCGGCATCTCGAACTTCCGCACATGCGCGCCTTCTGGGAACGTCGAATGGAATACCTCGAACAGGATCTCGAGATCCACATCCTGTCCATGCAGAGTTCGTACCCGCGACCGATCGCCACCCAGCAATAA
- a CDS encoding GGDEF domain-containing protein, whose amino-acid sequence MNDGKTLRAWWNDPVDYRWLVRTLAARSALGPLKALIGVAGAAIAVMGAVIAGTPVGPVGSPDIASTVGVLSGTLWALRWWLLPWPSRTESLILIGCADVLFTLEFLQLPDRLFGAMGALLLVVTGSYLGFFHSARALAAHSAWSLLTVIVFSVRIATGGGDIRLALAVALLLFVSVVSALPALQLLYWLLRTESLSDPLTELLNRRGLEIRLPLLVDRYPAICVMTFDLDRFKSVNDAWGHPVGDTVLVRTARRLHDAARETAVVARTGGEEFVVAAPIAAVAARAEAERLRRAVAEPPETSVEVTASVGAAVFDATVCPRCPRPTPDELLHAADAAMYRAKQSGGNLVVVDELTPPRDHRHPVPG is encoded by the coding sequence ATGAATGACGGCAAGACGCTGCGGGCCTGGTGGAACGATCCGGTCGACTACCGCTGGCTGGTGCGCACCTTGGCGGCTCGATCGGCACTGGGTCCGCTGAAGGCGCTGATCGGCGTCGCGGGCGCGGCGATCGCGGTGATGGGCGCGGTGATCGCGGGCACGCCGGTGGGACCGGTCGGCAGTCCTGATATCGCGTCGACCGTCGGGGTGCTGTCCGGGACGCTGTGGGCGCTGCGCTGGTGGCTGCTGCCCTGGCCGAGCCGGACCGAGTCGCTGATACTGATCGGCTGCGCCGATGTGCTGTTCACGCTGGAGTTCCTCCAGCTGCCGGACCGGCTGTTCGGGGCGATGGGCGCGTTGCTGCTCGTGGTCACCGGCAGTTACCTGGGCTTCTTCCACAGCGCGCGGGCGCTGGCCGCGCATTCGGCGTGGTCGCTGTTGACGGTGATCGTGTTCTCGGTGCGTATCGCCACGGGCGGCGGTGATATCCGGCTGGCTCTCGCGGTCGCGCTTCTGTTGTTCGTGTCGGTCGTCAGCGCGCTGCCCGCGTTGCAGCTCCTGTACTGGCTGCTGCGCACCGAATCGCTGTCGGACCCGCTGACCGAACTGCTGAACCGCCGCGGCCTGGAGATCCGGCTGCCGCTGTTGGTGGACCGGTACCCCGCGATCTGCGTCATGACCTTCGATCTCGACCGGTTCAAGAGCGTCAACGACGCCTGGGGCCACCCTGTCGGCGACACCGTTCTGGTACGGACCGCCCGACGCCTGCACGACGCCGCGAGGGAAACAGCGGTCGTGGCGCGCACCGGCGGCGAGGAGTTCGTGGTGGCCGCGCCGATCGCCGCCGTTGCCGCGCGGGCCGAGGCCGAACGCCTGCGGCGTGCGGTGGCCGAACCGCCGGAGACCTCGGTGGAGGTCACCGCCAGCGTCGGCGCCGCGGTCTTCGACGCGACGGTCTGTCCCCGATGTCCGCGCCCGACCCCGGACGAGCTGCTGCACGCCGCGGACGCCGCCATGTACCGGGCCAAACAGTCCGGCGGGAATCTGGTGGTGGTCGACGAACTCACCCCGCCGCGCGATCACCGCCACCCGGTTCCCGGATAA